The nucleotide window ATAGCAATGTTTTACAGATATAGCATAAAACAACTATGCTATTTTAATTTTTGTATGCTAAATATCGCTTTTTATTAGCTGTAAAAAGATGAACTGAAATATGACAATGCAGGTGTTGATATTTTTTTGTGCGGCTGCACCTATTTCAATATACATTACATTCACATTTGCGATACTTTTGGGCTGTTTTTGGCACTCCTGTTGAGTTATGCCTGAGATGTTTTTTCTTTTAATGCGAAAAATTTTACAATTCATCATCATTTCGTCTTTATTTACAGCATTTTTTATTTATAACATACTGATTTTTAATTACTTGTTTTATGTCAAATCCCTCATATAAAATTTATGCAGACGATGCTTATATCGTGCTGCAAGAAAATCCCGCTTTTATTGATTCTTCAGACGAGCCAGCCGAAGCCCTGAGCGATTTTTTGTTACAGGCGATTATTTTGCTCGAAAACAAACAACTTTCGCAGGTATGTGTAGGCGGCAAAAATTTAGCCAAACTTTTTGAAGTGTTTAAAAACCACTATCGGGTGGTGGAGGCGGCGGGCGGCATTGTGCGCAACGAACATCAGGAAATACTACTCATACAGCGCAATGGCAAGTGGGATTTGCCGAAAGGAAAAGTGGAAAAAGGCGAAGATTGGGCGACTGCCGCCCGCCGCGAAGTAGAAGAGGAAACGGGTTTGCGGGGTTTGACTCAAGTGGAAACATTTCAGGTATATGAGGCGCAAGTGCCCACACTGCACACCTACACCCTGCACGGACAACGCATTCTCAAGCCCACTTATTGGTTTGCGATGCAATGCAGCACCGCCGATAATGAGCATTTGACACCACAAACAGAAGAGGGGATTACCGCAGTGCGCTGGGTAGCAACAAAAGATTTAATGCCTTATATACAAAGCACTTACGCATCTATACGAGATATAAAGAAAAAAATATAGTATTTTTTTTCTTTATAATAAATATTGTTATATATTTGCAGAAGTGTGATACCTATAATAATAAGCAAGCAAGCATTTTTTACGTCATCTTCAAAACTCCTCTTTTTATGAAACGCTTAAAGACAGGTTAGTTTCCTCCTCCCTTTTGTGAAATGTCCTTTGGCAAAAACAATATTCATCATGTTGTTTTTGGGTGGGATTTTTTTATGTCGGCTTCATCTCTTTTGAAGCACGATGTGGGTTTTTCTATTTTTTTTTAACTATTTACAATATCTTAAACAATGAAAAAAATATTTCTTCTTTTTGTAGCGGTATTTACCTTACCCGCTTTATTACAGGCACAAGGCTACGGTGTGTATGTAAATGATGTTTATCAATACAGTATTTACGTAGATAATGATTACGACACAGGCACCAGTTACGGTGCCTATATCAGTAATAGTAAAAATAATACCTCAACCAACTACGGAATATATGCCACTGCGAGCAATACCGGTACAGGTAGCAGCTACGCCGCTTATTTCAACGGCATCACCCGCTTAGATGGCGGTGCTGATGTAAATGCAGCCAGCGGCGGCAATGTAGTAATTGGTGCCTTTACTTCTACCAATATAGGGATAGATGAAAATGAAATACAAGCCCGCAACGACAGCGTGGCTTCTACACTGCACCTCAACTGGAATGGAGGAAATGTGCAAATAGGAGATGGGAATGTGAGTATAGGGCAAATAGCCGCACTGCGGGATTTACATATCAAACAAAAAATTTCGAACGTTTGCATACGCACAGAGCACGAGTCAACTACAGATTACTGGGAAACGGGTATCGGAACTTCTACAAAAAATTACAAATTTTACTATAATGCTACTACAAAGGCGGATATTGCAAGTACTGATGGTGCTTATACTCAATTATCAGACCGCCGCCTGAAAACAGATATTGAACCTTTAGGCAGCGTTTTAGATAAAATAATGTTGCTTCAACCGACCACTTATTATTATAACGATTCTAAAGCTATTGCCCAACACAAATCTGTAGGATTTATTGCACAGGAAGTAGAAGAAGTATTTCCGGCAAGTGTACGAGATGTTGATAATGGATTTAAAGGAGTAGTATATGACCATTTTGCGGTGTATAGTATTGCTGCCATTCAAGAATTAAACGGCAAATTAGAAAGCAAAGAGCGGGAAAACGGGGATTTGAAAAAAGAGCTTAACAGTGTGAAAGACGAAATGGCAGAATTGCATGTTAAAAACGAGGATTTAAAAGACGAAATGGTAGAATTGCGTGCGATGGTGCAAAAAATGAACGCTGCTATGCAAAACTGCTGCCTCAGCGACAAAACCGAAACAGGCTCTTTGATAAATGACGGCAACAGCAACAATTACAGCAATGCCGCACGTTTAGAGCAAAATGCACCCAATCCTTTTTATGCCAAAACTATCATTCAGCACTATGTACCCGAAGAAGCCAACAGCGCACAACTCCAAATTACTGCCCTCGACGGCAAAGTGATGAAAAGCATTAACTTGGGAAAAGGTTTCTCCACCACCACCATCAATGGCAGCGAACTCGCAGCAGGTACTTATATTTACGCCCTCATCATTGACGGAAAAAATACCGCCGCCAAAGAAATGATTTTGACCAAATAATAGCTCTTTATACTTGCTTTTTTCGATTAATCAAAAAACGCACTGCCATAAACTACGGCAGTGCGTTTTTTTTTAAAAGAATCAAAATAAAATTTTTATATATCAATAATTATTTTATCTTTGTAATTGTGACTTATACTAAGTAAGCAACCTCCTGTTTCATCTTCAAAATTCTTTTTTTATGAAACGCTTAAAGACAGGTTAGTTTTCTCCTCACTTTTGTGAAATATCCCCTTGGGCAAAAACAATATTCATCATGTTGTTTTTGGGTGGGATTTTTTTATGTCGGCTTCATCTTTTTGAAGTACGACACGGGTTTTTTTTATTTTTTATAAACTATTTTAATATCTTAAACAATGAAAAAAATATTTCTTCTTTTTGTGGCGGTATTTACCTTACCTGCTTTATTACAGGCACAAGCCTACGGTGTGCATGTAGATGATGTTTCTCAATACAGTATTCGCGCAATTAACGGTTATTATGCAAGCAGCTACGGTGCCTATATCAAGAATAACAAAGATAACGTCCATTATACCTACGGCATATATAGTAATGTATATAATCACGGAAGCGGAGATTCTTACAGTGTTTATGCCCGCAACACCTCTCTTGGCAGCGGCACACCCTTTGCGGGATATTTTTATGGCAGCTATAGCAGTTCTGCACCTGTTGGATATGGTATTTATGCTATATCGAGTCAGGCAAACAATATTAACTATGGTATTTATACAACAGCAACAGGCAGTAGTTCAACCAATTATGGTTTGTATGCTTCTTCTACCTCCAGCAATAGCGAAACCAACTACGGAGTATATGCCACAGCGAGCAATTCAGGTACAGGCGGCAGCTACGCCGCTTATTTCAACGGTATCACCCGCTTAGACGGAGGTACTGATGTAAATGCTGCCAGCGGCGGCAATGTAGTAATTGGTGACTTTACTTCTATCAATATGGGTATAGATGAAAATGAAATACAAGCCCGCAACGACAGCATAGCTGCTTCGCTGTACCTCAATTGGAATGGAGGAAAAGTGCAAATAGGAGATGGACCAGTGGGAATAGCACCTTATGCCGACCTGCATATTAAACAACGCCCCGATGGTATTACTGATTCTGCCGGCATACGTTTGGAAAGCGGATATAATACAAATTACTGGCAAATAGGAACCGCTTCTACCAATAATCTTTGGTTTGTTTATAACGGGACTCTACAAAGCTATATCACTACTTCCGGAACTTATACAGTATCTGACCGCACGCTCAAACACGATATTCAGCCATTACAAGGTGTTTTGTCGAAAGTAATGCGTCTCAAACCCTCTTCTTATATTTATAATCAAGATGAAAGCAATACGCGCGTAGTGGGTTTTGTAGCGCAGGAGGTAAAAGAAATATTCCCTGATTTGGTAAAAGTAGAAAATGGTATCAACACGCTCAATTATGATCATTACAGTACCTTGGCTATTGCTGCCATTCAAGAATTAAACGACAAATTAGAAAGCAAAGAGCGGGAAAACGAGGATTTGAAAAAAGAGCTTAAGAGTGTAAAAGACGAAATGGCAGAATTGCGTGCGATGGTGCAAAAAATGAACGCCGCTGTGCAAAACTGCTGCCTCAGCGACAAAACCGAAACAGGCTCTTTGATAAATGACGGCAACAGCAACAATTACAGCAATGCCGCACGTTTAGAGCAAAATGCACCCAACCCTTTTTATGCCAAAACCATCATTCAGCACTATGTACCCGAAGAAGCCAACAGCGCACAACCCCAAATTACCGCCCTCGACGGCAAAGTGATGACAAACATCAACTTGAGCAAAGGTTTCTCCACCACCACCATCAATGGCAGCGAACTCGCAGCAGGTACTTATATTTACGCCCTCATCATTGACGGCAAAAATACCGCCGCCAAAGAAATGATTTTGACCAAATAATAGCTCTTTTATATACTTACTTAATATCTTAAACAATGAAAAAAATATTTCTTCTTTTTGTGGCGGTATTTACCTTACCCGCTTTATTACAGGCACAAGGTGTGTATGTAGATGATGTTTATCAATACAGTATTTACGCAAATAACGGTTATGATACAGGCACCAGCTACGGTGCACATATCAAGAATACCAAAGATAACGCCTATACTACCTACGGCATATTTAGTGATGTATCTAATGACGGAACTGGACATTCTTACAGTGTTTCTGCCCGCAACACCTCTCTTGGCAGCGGCACACCCTATGCGGGATATTTTTATGGCAGCTATAGCAATGCTGCATCTGTTGGATATGGTATTTCTGCTGCATCGAAATATGCAGACGTTAACTATGGTATTTATACAAAAGCAATAGGCAGTAACTCAACCAATTATGGTTTGTATGCTTCTTCTACCTCCTACAATAGCGCAACCAACTACGGAGTATATGCAACAGCGAGCAATACAAATACAGGCGGCAGCAAATACGCCGCTTATTTCAATGGTATCACCCGCTTAGACGGAGGTTTTATAAATGCTGCCGGCGGCGGCAATGTAGTAATTGGCAACTTTACTTCTGCCAATATGGGTATCGATAAATTTAAAATACAAGCCCGCAACAATAACGTAGCTACTACGCTGTACCTCAACTGGAATGGAGGAAAAGTGCAAATAGGAGATGGACCAGTGGGAATAGGGGGAATAGTACCTTATGCCGACCTACATATTAAACAACGCTCCGATGGTATTAATGATTCTGCCGGCATACGTTTGGAAAGCGGATATAATACAAATTACTGGCAAACAGGATTCAATTATAGCGGTTATAATCTTTGGTTTGTTTATAACGGGGATCTACAAAGCTATATCACTACTTCCGGAACTTATACAGTATCTGACCGCACGCTCAAACACGATATTCAGCCATTACAAGGTGTTTTGTCGAAAGTAATGCGTCTCAAACCCTCTTCTTATATTTATAATCAAGATGAAAGCAATACGCGCGTAGTGGGTTTTGTAGCGCAGGAGGTAAAAGAGATATTCCCTGATTTGGTAAAAGTAGAAAATGGTATCAACACGCTCAATTATGATCATTACAGTACCTTGGCTATTGCTGCCATTCAAGAATTAAACGGCAAATTAGAAAGCAAAGAGCAGGAAAACGAGGATTTGAAAGACGAAATGGCAGAATTGCGTGCGATGGTGCAAAAAATGAACGCCGCTATGCAAAACTGCTGCCTCAGCGACAAAACCGAAACAGGCTCTTTGATAAATGACGGCAACAGCAACAATTACAGCAATGCCGCACGTTTAGAGCAAAATGCACCCAATCCTTTTTATGCCAAAACCATCATTCAGCACTATGTACCCGAAGAAGCCAATAGTGCACAACTCCAAATTACCGCCCTCGACGGCAAAGTGATGAAAAGCATTAACTTGGGAAAAGGTTTCTCCACCACCACCATCAATGGCAGCGAACTCGCAGCAGGTACTTATATTTACGCCCTCATCATTGACGGAAAAAATACCGCCGCCAAAGAAATGATTTTGACCAAATAATAGCTCTTAGCTCTTTTATATACTTACTTTTTCGATTAATCAAAAAAAGCACTGCCGTAAATTATAGCAGTGCTTTTTTTTATAAAAGTATTAAAATAAAATTTTTATATATCAATAATTATTTTATCTTTGTAATTGTGATTTATAATAAGCAAGCAACCTTTTTTAATTAACATCTTTTCCTTCTTTTGCCTATGACCGATAAATATTTTCTTTCCATTTTTTTTAAAAAATTCGTGCGTCATTAACTTCAACGGTGGCGCGTTTTCTAATGTGTATTTTTTACTGTTTTAAAATTGCTTACTCCTAAGCAAAAGGGGTAGTATTTGTATTTTTTATCTTATTATTTTAATAAAACCCTCAACAATTATTCTTTTTATTATGAAATATTTATCTTATTATCTCTCTGTCATTATCATCATTTGCGCTGCTGCCACTACACAGGCACAACAGGTATATATTTATAATGGCTCTAATTTGAATTCCATGGCTTTGGAAGCCTACACCTACAATAATGCAACTACCAGCTATGGCGGTTATCTTTGGAATTCGGGAATTGATACCTATACAAAATACGGCTTGTACAGCGGTACTTACAACGATGGCTCAGGGGACTCCTATGGGATATATGGCTACAATAATTCCTATGGTACCGGCATACCCTATGCGGGGTATTTTAGAGGTAGCTATAACTCTGGTGTACCCGTAGGCTATGGTATTTATGCTACTTCGCAAAGTGCTACCGACAACTGGGCGGCACACTTCAATGGTAAAACATTGATAAATTACGCCGATACTATTCCTTACTTATCCGGTACTTTAAATGTGCAAAATAAAACTGTTTCTCCTACTTACTATACGGCTTCTTTTATTAGCAATTATCTCGGCAACTCAGATATCAGGGGTGTTTATGCCCATTCTGTATGCGCTGATGGTTGGGGCTATGGCGGTGAGTTTTATGGCGGTTATCGCGGTGTGTATGCAGTAGCACAAGGAGGTGCTTATGTAGGTAGTGTTTATAACTATTTTTCTGCCAACGGTACCGCAGCAGCGGGTCGTTATGGAGTATATGGTGATGCTTATGGCAGTACTGGTACAGCAGGAACTGGTGTTTACGCCGCTAATTATGGTGTGTATAGCTCAGGTGCAGTGTATGGAACGGCGTATTACACTTCCTCCGACCGCAACCTAAAAACAGACATCAAACCACTCGGCAGCAGCTTGCAAAAAATAATGGCACTCAAAGCCTATACCTACAAATACAAACACGAAAGCGAAGTAGAAAAAGCTATGAATTTGCCCGAAAATGAGCAAATCGGTTTCTTGGCGCAAGAAGTAGAACAAGTAGTGCCACAAGCCGTAGCTACTATTCCTGTGGAGTTGGGAGCCAGAACCACCGACCGCAGCGACGACCGCACCGAATGGATAAAAGGTATTCAGCCCGACTTTTTGCTGCCAGTATTGGTACAGGCGATGCAAGAACAACAAGGCGTTATTGAGCAAAAAGACGAAAAAATTGAAGACCTCAGCAAAGAGGTAGCTTCTTTACAAAATCGCTTAGATGCCCTTGAAAGCAGCCTGCAAAAAATGAACGCCGCTATGCAAAATTGCTGCCTCAGCGACAAAACTGAAACAGGCTCTTTGATAAATGACGGCAACAGCAACAATTACAGCAATGCCGCACGTTTAGAGCAAAATGCACCCAACCCTTTTTATGCCAAAACCATCATTCAGCACTATGTACCCGAAGAAGCCAACAGCGCACAACTCCAAATTACCGCCCTCGACGGCAAAGTGATGAGAAGCATCAACTTGAGCAAAGGTTTCTCCACCACCACCATCAATGGCAGCGAACTCGCAGCAGGTACTTATATTTACGCCCTCATCATTGACGGCAAAAACACCGCCGCCAAAGAAATGATTTTGACCAAATAATAGCTCTTTTATATACTTACTTTTTTCGATTAATCAAAAAAAGCACTGCCGTAATTTATGGCAGTGCTTTTTTTTTTTTAAAAGAATCAAAATAAAATTTTTATATATCAATAATTATTTTATCTTTGTTATTGTGATTGATAATAAGCAAGCAATCTTTTTTAGTTAACATCTTTACCTTCTTTTGCCTATGACCGATAAATATTTTCTTTCCGTTTTTATTTAAAGAAAGTTCGTGCGTCATTAACTTCAACGGTGGCGCATCTTTTAACTTCTATTTTTTTACTGTTTTAAAATTGCTTACTCCTAAGCAAAAGGGGCAGTATTTGTATTTTCTATCTTATTATTTTAATAAACCCTCAACAATTATTCTTTTTTATTATGAAATATTTATCTTATTATCTCTCTGTCATTATCATCATTTGCGCTGCTGCCACTACACAGGCACAACAGGTATTTATTCAGAATGTCTCTAATTTGAATTACAGTGCTTTGGAAGCCTACACCTACAATAATGCAATTAACAGCTATGGTGCTTATCTTTCGAATACAGGAAATGATGCCTATACAAAATACGGCTTATATAATTATACTTACAACGATGGCACAGGGAACTCCTATGGGGTATATGGCTACAATAACTCTTGGGGTACAGGCACACCTTATGCGGGGTATTTTCAAGGTAGCTATAACTCTAATGTACCCGTAGGCTACGGTATTTATGCTACTTCTACAGGGGC belongs to Sphingobacteriales bacterium and includes:
- a CDS encoding NUDIX domain-containing protein; amino-acid sequence: MSNPSYKIYADDAYIVLQENPAFIDSSDEPAEALSDFLLQAIILLENKQLSQVCVGGKNLAKLFEVFKNHYRVVEAAGGIVRNEHQEILLIQRNGKWDLPKGKVEKGEDWATAARREVEEETGLRGLTQVETFQVYEAQVPTLHTYTLHGQRILKPTYWFAMQCSTADNEHLTPQTEEGITAVRWVATKDLMPYIQSTYASIRDIKKKI
- a CDS encoding tail fiber domain-containing protein, whose protein sequence is MKKIFLLFVAVFTLPALLQAQGYGVYVNDVYQYSIYVDNDYDTGTSYGAYISNSKNNTSTNYGIYATASNTGTGSSYAAYFNGITRLDGGADVNAASGGNVVIGAFTSTNIGIDENEIQARNDSVASTLHLNWNGGNVQIGDGNVSIGQIAALRDLHIKQKISNVCIRTEHESTTDYWETGIGTSTKNYKFYYNATTKADIASTDGAYTQLSDRRLKTDIEPLGSVLDKIMLLQPTTYYYNDSKAIAQHKSVGFIAQEVEEVFPASVRDVDNGFKGVVYDHFAVYSIAAIQELNGKLESKERENGDLKKELNSVKDEMAELHVKNEDLKDEMVELRAMVQKMNAAMQNCCLSDKTETGSLINDGNSNNYSNAARLEQNAPNPFYAKTIIQHYVPEEANSAQLQITALDGKVMKSINLGKGFSTTTINGSELAAGTYIYALIIDGKNTAAKEMILTK
- a CDS encoding tail fiber domain-containing protein, whose amino-acid sequence is MKKIFLLFVAVFTLPALLQAQAYGVHVDDVSQYSIRAINGYYASSYGAYIKNNKDNVHYTYGIYSNVYNHGSGDSYSVYARNTSLGSGTPFAGYFYGSYSSSAPVGYGIYAISSQANNINYGIYTTATGSSSTNYGLYASSTSSNSETNYGVYATASNSGTGGSYAAYFNGITRLDGGTDVNAASGGNVVIGDFTSINMGIDENEIQARNDSIAASLYLNWNGGKVQIGDGPVGIAPYADLHIKQRPDGITDSAGIRLESGYNTNYWQIGTASTNNLWFVYNGTLQSYITTSGTYTVSDRTLKHDIQPLQGVLSKVMRLKPSSYIYNQDESNTRVVGFVAQEVKEIFPDLVKVENGINTLNYDHYSTLAIAAIQELNDKLESKERENEDLKKELKSVKDEMAELRAMVQKMNAAVQNCCLSDKTETGSLINDGNSNNYSNAARLEQNAPNPFYAKTIIQHYVPEEANSAQPQITALDGKVMTNINLSKGFSTTTINGSELAAGTYIYALIIDGKNTAAKEMILTK
- a CDS encoding tail fiber domain-containing protein, whose translation is MKKIFLLFVAVFTLPALLQAQGVYVDDVYQYSIYANNGYDTGTSYGAHIKNTKDNAYTTYGIFSDVSNDGTGHSYSVSARNTSLGSGTPYAGYFYGSYSNAASVGYGISAASKYADVNYGIYTKAIGSNSTNYGLYASSTSYNSATNYGVYATASNTNTGGSKYAAYFNGITRLDGGFINAAGGGNVVIGNFTSANMGIDKFKIQARNNNVATTLYLNWNGGKVQIGDGPVGIGGIVPYADLHIKQRSDGINDSAGIRLESGYNTNYWQTGFNYSGYNLWFVYNGDLQSYITTSGTYTVSDRTLKHDIQPLQGVLSKVMRLKPSSYIYNQDESNTRVVGFVAQEVKEIFPDLVKVENGINTLNYDHYSTLAIAAIQELNGKLESKEQENEDLKDEMAELRAMVQKMNAAMQNCCLSDKTETGSLINDGNSNNYSNAARLEQNAPNPFYAKTIIQHYVPEEANSAQLQITALDGKVMKSINLGKGFSTTTINGSELAAGTYIYALIIDGKNTAAKEMILTK
- a CDS encoding tail fiber domain-containing protein, whose amino-acid sequence is MKYLSYYLSVIIIICAAATTQAQQVYIYNGSNLNSMALEAYTYNNATTSYGGYLWNSGIDTYTKYGLYSGTYNDGSGDSYGIYGYNNSYGTGIPYAGYFRGSYNSGVPVGYGIYATSQSATDNWAAHFNGKTLINYADTIPYLSGTLNVQNKTVSPTYYTASFISNYLGNSDIRGVYAHSVCADGWGYGGEFYGGYRGVYAVAQGGAYVGSVYNYFSANGTAAAGRYGVYGDAYGSTGTAGTGVYAANYGVYSSGAVYGTAYYTSSDRNLKTDIKPLGSSLQKIMALKAYTYKYKHESEVEKAMNLPENEQIGFLAQEVEQVVPQAVATIPVELGARTTDRSDDRTEWIKGIQPDFLLPVLVQAMQEQQGVIEQKDEKIEDLSKEVASLQNRLDALESSLQKMNAAMQNCCLSDKTETGSLINDGNSNNYSNAARLEQNAPNPFYAKTIIQHYVPEEANSAQLQITALDGKVMRSINLSKGFSTTTINGSELAAGTYIYALIIDGKNTAAKEMILTK